The Flavobacterium sp. N2270 genome contains the following window.
TTTTGTAATTTTATATTCAAATTTAATTAATTATAATGAGATTCATATTTATTCTTACTTTTCTATGCATTACATCTTCAAATTATTCACAAAAAAATTATCATTTTGATACTGTTTTAGAATACGATATTAAACAATTTACATTTAATAATAAAAAAGACACCATTGATTATTTTTTAATTAATTCAAAAAATAATAGTTATGTTTTACATGTAAATAATGATAGTTTAATTACAAAATTTTTATTTATAGATCAAAACGGGAATTCTGTTATTGGCGAATTAAACTCTAAAGATTTTTTTAAAGCAGAAACTATAAATAATGACTGTAATATTGTAAGACCATTTACTAATCCATATAAAAAGCAAGTTGAAAATTATTATTATGTAAATTTAAAAGATACTGTTATAAATACTAAATCTTATTTTCATTATGCAATCAAGTCTAACAAAAGTATTAGTTATATAAAAAGAAAAAATATAAAAACCTACCATTATATTGTTGAAAAAGACAATTCTAATTTCTTACCTTTCTTGTTAAGTTCTACTTCATATGAGGAATGGAAAAAAGAAAAAAACATACCCAATGGGGTTGCATATATAATATATTTTGAAGACATTGAAGGCAATATAACCACAAAAATGACTTTGAAAAATCACATTTCTATTGATAAATATTTTACAATTCCTAAAAATTGTGATTATTCAATTATTGATAAATAAAAACGAAATTAACTTTAACAAAAATTACATTTTTAATACACCTAAAAACTACTTGTTCAACGTATCTTTACCTAGGTTAATAGCAGTAATTTTTTCTAATCGAAAAAATATAAAACCGGAACTTATGTTTCGGTTTTTTTTATTTAAAATCCTAAAATAGCCTTAGCTATTGAAAAATAAATTAGAATTCCGCAAATATCGTTACTTGTAGTTATAAATGGCCCAGTTGCAAGTGCAGGGTCAATACCATATTTATTTAAAGTTATTGGAATGAAAGTACCTAGAAAAGATGCAGTAACAATTACCGACAATAATGCAGCAGTAACGGTTAATGCTAATGGAAGAGCTTCGTCTAACAAAAAGTAACATCCTAAAAACAAAATGAAACTTAATATTAATCCGTTAAACAAACTTAATGAAAACTCTTTTAATAATCGAGCCCATAAAGAACCCGAAAGTGTATCATTAGCTAAACCTTGAACTATAATTGCAGAAGATTGCACTCCAACATTACCTGCCATTGCAGCAATGAGTGGCGTAAAAAAGAATAGTTCTGCATGTTCTTTCATTGCTCCATCAAATAGTCCAAGTAATTTTACAGATATAAAGCCTCCAAAAAGAGCCAAAACTAACCATGGCAAACGCGCTTTTGTTAATTCGAGAATACTATCATCTGCTTCAACATCATGCGAAATACCAGCGGCTAATTGATAATCTTTGTCTGCTTCTTCTTTAATTACATCAACAATATCATCAATTGTAATTCTACCTACTAATCTTCCTAATTCATCTACAACAGGAATGGCTTCCAAATCATATTTTTGCATAATTCGGGCAACTTCAACATTTTCTGTATCAACTCTTACATAATCTACTTTAGGAATATAAACATCACTAATCATGGTTTTTGTAGAAGTCGTCAATAAATCTTTAAGAGAAAGTCTTCCTTTTAGTCTATTTTCATCATCAACCACATAAATAGAATGAACTCTGGTTACATTTTCAGCTTGAGCGCGCATTTCTTTAACACAAGTAAGCACGTTCCAGTTTTCATTAACTCTAACTAACTCTTTTGCCATTAAACCACCCGCAGAATCTTCATCATAACGAAGAAGATCAACAATATCTTTGGCATGTTCTACATCTTCTAATTCAGAAATTACTTGTTGCTTTCTTTCTTGAGGAAGTTCGGCAATAATATCGGCAGCATCATCAGTACTTAATTCGTCAAGCTCTTCAGCAATTTCTTTTGGTGAAAGTTTTTTAAGAATTTTTTCACGAACATCTTCGTCTAATTCTAATAGAATTTCAGCAGTTATTTCAGAATCTAACGCATTGAAAATATAACTCGCTTCATGACTATCAAGCTCGTCCATAATTTCGGCAATATCAGCAAAGTGAACGTCAAGAAGTAAACTTTGTAGTTCTTGTTCTTTATTTTCACTAATAAGTTGCTCTATTTGAGCAATAAATTCTTTGCTGATTTTAAACTCCATCGGCTTCTATTTTTTGTGTTAATTCAATAAAACTTTCAACAGAAAGTTGCTCTGGTCGAAGATCAAAGATAATGTCTTCTTTTAAACTATCCGAAAAATCAAAGGTTTTTAAACTATTTCTTAATGTTTTTCGTCTTTGTTGAAAAGCTGTTTTTACCACCCTAAAAAATAATTTTTCGTCGCAAGACAAACTAAAATCTTCTTTTCTTTTTAATCGTAAAACTCCCGAATCTACTTTTGGTGGTGGATCAAAAACATCTGGTGGAACCGTAAATAAATATTCTGCTTCGTAAAACGCTTGTGTCAAAACAGATAAAATTCCGTAGACTTTACTTCCTTTTTTCTCACAAATACGTTGCGCTACTTCTTTTTGAAACATTCCAGCAAATTCTGGCACTTGATTTCTCATTTCCAAAGCTTTAAAAACAATTTGTGTAGAAATATTATATGGGAAGTTTCCAATGATTGCAAATGATTCTCCATTAAAAACTTCATTTAAATTGTACTTTAAAAAATCTTTAGATATAATTTTACCCTTTAATTTTGGATAATTTTGTTCTAAATATTCAACAGATTCGGTATCAATTTCAATTACAAAAGTATCTGTAGGTTTTTCTAATAAATATTTAGTAAGCACACCCATTCCAGGTCCAATTTCTAAAACTTTAGAATAATTTTCAAGTGAAATTGAATCGGCAATTTTTTCGGCAATACTTTCATCTGTTAGAAAATGTTGGCCTAAGTGTTTTTTTGCTTTTACTGACATTGTTTGTCTTTTTGAAATTAATTATCTGAATGAAAATGTTCGCTAAAAACTTCCAATTCTGTTCTAAAAGCTAACATTTTATCTCCAAACAAAGATAGTCCTTCTTCTCTAAGTCTTGGTGCATGATTTTTATAATAATTTTCAAGGTTTTCTTTAGAATCTGTAAAATATTGAACCGCGTAAGTTGTACCGCCCATTTCTTCTTCAACTAAAACCTTTACCAGCTTTGCTTTGGTAAACAAACCTGTTTTTAAAACATCGTTAATATGTTTTTGTTGCATCCACAACAACCATTTTTCGTGAATACTTTCGTCGATATTTATTGTAACGTTATATATTATCATTTTTATTTTTTGTTATCAAATTAATTTATAAAGCATTATCTCCTCTAATTTTTCGGTATTCTAATTGCGCTTCGGTATAAAAAACGCTATCAGGATGTTCAAAAATTACTTTTTCGTATAAAGGTTTTGCTTGTAATGTATCGTTTAACTTTTTGTTGAAAATTTCTGCAGTATAAAACAAAGCTTCATCTATGAAAACACTTTCTTTGTGATTCTCAATTATGTTTTTATAATACTTTAATGCTTGTAAATAGTCTTTCTTCTCTTCAAAAATTTGTCCGATTTTCAAAAGCGTTTCATCTTCAATAGAATCGCCTTTAAATTTTTCTAATATATTTAAAAATCCGCTTAAGGCTTCCTCCTTTTTCTTTTGATACAAAAGCAAATCGGCTTTAGCATAAGCGGTTAAAGCCGTTCTTGTACTGTCTTTGGAATTATCAGAAATAAGCAAAAACAAAGCAATAGCATCATTTGCAATTAATAAACTTGATGATTGTTTCAAGACTTTAACTTGTTGAAATGTCCAATCAAAATCATTTTTATAGTAATTTGCTTTAGCCATTTTCATACTTGCTTCGTGCGCTAACTCATCATTTTTTAAGTTTTCTTCCACTTGAGCATAATACAGTATCGCTTGATTGAATTTCTCGTCAAAAACCATAATATCCGCCAATTCCATTTTAACAAGAGCTTCTTCTCTAGCATTTAAAGGCAACTTTAATGCTGTGTTTAATAGTTGAATTGCTTCTTTAGGTTGCTTTCTATAAAAAGCATCAAAGTGAGCTGTTAAAACTTGCAAGTTTAAGCTATAAGGACTTATGCCATATTTTTTTAGTAATAAATTTAACTCGTTTTGAATAACTTCATATTCAGCAGGATTTACAGATTCAATTTTCATTTGCATTAAAAAATGATGTGCTTGCATTTGCAAACCAACATTTTGAGTATTTTCTAAAACAAATTGCAAAATAATAGCTGCATCTTCATTTTGCTTATCACCAATTGCCAATTGAGCAAGCGCAACAATATTGTAAAAACTTTCTGGATTACGTTTATATATTGCTCTTTCTTGAATAAATGCTTTTCCAAATTCTTTTTGCTGAACATACAACCAACTCAAAAACTGATTCCAATAATTATCTGGAGTTTTTTGTGTTTTTGTGAGTAATGCTTTTTTTAAATAAGCTGTAAAGGTTCCGTTTGCATCTTCTGATATAAAACGAGATAAATAATTTTGAACTAAACTTGTATTGTCTGGTTTCTCAAATGAAAATTGCAATAACTTATCAGTCATTCCTTCTACATTTCCTTTTTGTCCTTCAATTAAGGCAATTTGGTAATCAAAATTTAAGTTTGGATTACCTTTTTGAGCAATTTCATATACTTTTAAAGCCCAGTCTAATAGCACTTTTTTTTCAAAAGAGTTTCCAATTTGATAAGCGTAGTTAGGCTCTTTTTTAACTTCGTCTAAAGCTAGATTGTATTGTTTTTCTGCTTTTGAAGTGTTTTTTTGCAATTGAAAATTATAGCCTAGCTCGACATATAAAACCGGCTGACGGTATTTTTTATTTCTATCACCTATTGCATTTTCAGCTTTTTCATACTGTTGCAACTGTTGGTAACACGTTATTAATCGCTCAAAATAATAGGTATTTGCAGGTTGCTTACTAGAAATACTTTCAAGCATTGTAACCGCCTTTTCAAATTCACCTTTCTCAAAATAATCTAATGCCAATTGTTCGTTTTGAGCAAAAGCAAAAAACGAAAACAAAAAAAATATTTTAATGAGATTAAATTTCATACTTATTAAAAACAAACAATGTACTAAAGTAACACATTTTGTGTCAATTTAGTACATTATTGCTATTTGCGCGTGATTAATTTATGATATCAAAACCAGTGTACTTACGTAATACCTCTGGAATAACAATTCCATCTGGTGTTTGATAATTTTCTAAAATTCCAGCTAAAACTCTTGGTAAAGCCAATGAACTACCGTTTAATGTATGAGCCAATTGGTTTTTACCATCTTTATCTTTGAAACGCAATTTCAATCTATTAGCTTGAAAAGTTTCAAAATTTGAAACCGAACTGATTTCCAACCAACGATCTTGCGCTGTAGAATATACTTCAAAATCATACGTTAATGAAGACGTAAAGCCCATATCTCCTCCACATAAACGCAAAATTCTAAATGGCAACTTTAATTCCTGTAAAATTTTCTTTACATGCCCTACCATTCCATCTAGAGCATCATAAGACTTATCTGGATGTTCAACACGTACAATTTCAACTTTATCAAATTGGTGTAAACGATTTAAACCACGAACATGTGCTCCCCAAGAACCCGCTTCTCTTCTAAAACATGGTGTATAACCTGTATAAATTATTGGTAATTCATTTTCTTGCAAAAGAACATCTCTAAAAATATTCGTTACCGGAACTTCGGCTGTTGGGATTAAATACAAATCATCTTTAGCATCATGATACATTTGCCCTTCTTTATCTGGTAATTGTCCTGTTCCATATGCTGAAGCTTCATTAACTAAATGAGGCACTTGCATTTCTGTATAACCAGCATCTGTGTTTTTATCCAAAAAATAAGAAATTAAAGCACGTTGCAATTTAGCACCCTTCCCTTTATAAACTGGAAAACCAGGCGCAGTAATTTTTGTCCCTAATTCAAAATCAATGATGTCGTATTTTTTAATTAAATCCCAATGAGGTAGAGCTCCTTCGTGCAACTTAGGCACTTCACCTTCTTCATAAACATTTAAATTTTCTTCTGGAGTTTTTCCTTCAGGAACAATATCAGCTGGCAAGTTTGGTAATTTATACAACTCCTCTTGTAATTCGGCTGCAACTTCATTTAAAGCATCTGTCAACTCTCTTCCTTTCTCCCTAAATTGAGTTGATTTTTCTTTTAAAATTTCAGCTTTAGCTTTCTCTCCACTTTTCATTAAAGCACCAATATCTTTG
Protein-coding sequences here:
- a CDS encoding tetratricopeptide repeat protein, coding for MKFNLIKIFFLFSFFAFAQNEQLALDYFEKGEFEKAVTMLESISSKQPANTYYFERLITCYQQLQQYEKAENAIGDRNKKYRQPVLYVELGYNFQLQKNTSKAEKQYNLALDEVKKEPNYAYQIGNSFEKKVLLDWALKVYEIAQKGNPNLNFDYQIALIEGQKGNVEGMTDKLLQFSFEKPDNTSLVQNYLSRFISEDANGTFTAYLKKALLTKTQKTPDNYWNQFLSWLYVQQKEFGKAFIQERAIYKRNPESFYNIVALAQLAIGDKQNEDAAIILQFVLENTQNVGLQMQAHHFLMQMKIESVNPAEYEVIQNELNLLLKKYGISPYSLNLQVLTAHFDAFYRKQPKEAIQLLNTALKLPLNAREEALVKMELADIMVFDEKFNQAILYYAQVEENLKNDELAHEASMKMAKANYYKNDFDWTFQQVKVLKQSSSLLIANDAIALFLLISDNSKDSTRTALTAYAKADLLLYQKKKEEALSGFLNILEKFKGDSIEDETLLKIGQIFEEKKDYLQALKYYKNIIENHKESVFIDEALFYTAEIFNKKLNDTLQAKPLYEKVIFEHPDSVFYTEAQLEYRKIRGDNAL
- the serS gene encoding serine--tRNA ligase, with the translated sequence MLQIAYIRENKEDVIKRLEKRNMNAQGQVELVINLDEKRRSLQAELDNTLAESNKLSKDIGALMKSGEKAKAEILKEKSTQFREKGRELTDALNEVAAELQEELYKLPNLPADIVPEGKTPEENLNVYEEGEVPKLHEGALPHWDLIKKYDIIDFELGTKITAPGFPVYKGKGAKLQRALISYFLDKNTDAGYTEMQVPHLVNEASAYGTGQLPDKEGQMYHDAKDDLYLIPTAEVPVTNIFRDVLLQENELPIIYTGYTPCFRREAGSWGAHVRGLNRLHQFDKVEIVRVEHPDKSYDALDGMVGHVKKILQELKLPFRILRLCGGDMGFTSSLTYDFEVYSTAQDRWLEISSVSNFETFQANRLKLRFKDKDGKNQLAHTLNGSSLALPRVLAGILENYQTPDGIVIPEVLRKYTGFDIIN
- the mgtE gene encoding magnesium transporter, which produces MEFKISKEFIAQIEQLISENKEQELQSLLLDVHFADIAEIMDELDSHEASYIFNALDSEITAEILLELDEDVREKILKKLSPKEIAEELDELSTDDAADIIAELPQERKQQVISELEDVEHAKDIVDLLRYDEDSAGGLMAKELVRVNENWNVLTCVKEMRAQAENVTRVHSIYVVDDENRLKGRLSLKDLLTTSTKTMISDVYIPKVDYVRVDTENVEVARIMQKYDLEAIPVVDELGRLVGRITIDDIVDVIKEEADKDYQLAAGISHDVEADDSILELTKARLPWLVLALFGGFISVKLLGLFDGAMKEHAELFFFTPLIAAMAGNVGVQSSAIIVQGLANDTLSGSLWARLLKEFSLSLFNGLILSFILFLGCYFLLDEALPLALTVTAALLSVIVTASFLGTFIPITLNKYGIDPALATGPFITTSNDICGILIYFSIAKAILGF
- the rsmA gene encoding 16S rRNA (adenine(1518)-N(6)/adenine(1519)-N(6))-dimethyltransferase RsmA, whose product is MSVKAKKHLGQHFLTDESIAEKIADSISLENYSKVLEIGPGMGVLTKYLLEKPTDTFVIEIDTESVEYLEQNYPKLKGKIISKDFLKYNLNEVFNGESFAIIGNFPYNISTQIVFKALEMRNQVPEFAGMFQKEVAQRICEKKGSKVYGILSVLTQAFYEAEYLFTVPPDVFDPPPKVDSGVLRLKRKEDFSLSCDEKLFFRVVKTAFQQRRKTLRNSLKTFDFSDSLKEDIIFDLRPEQLSVESFIELTQKIEADGV
- a CDS encoding DUF4286 family protein, with the translated sequence MIIYNVTINIDESIHEKWLLWMQQKHINDVLKTGLFTKAKLVKVLVEEEMGGTTYAVQYFTDSKENLENYYKNHAPRLREEGLSLFGDKMLAFRTELEVFSEHFHSDN